From a region of the Thermus caldilimi genome:
- a CDS encoding LptF/LptG family permease: MTLYRHILKESLPVLLLALLFLTAVYLFGFFYAGARWLEGVPLPKVARWLSYHVPGVLVQVFPIALVTTTVLVFGRLSAEGAQFALLSGGIPLWRAALPLVGIGALLSGVALYLQERLVPHYNEKVRVAWWDEIHTQGAGLFRLKGLQIPIGKGRSLYFEDFDMERKEMVGVRIASFQGEEGTFLFAERGSWEDRVITLKDYRLYRVDFQAVPGLETAKDLLAQTRKVFRAVSRGKVLEVESDLSRARAIADYADTFSFGQDSLSQAWAKMQDPFLAPLEKWRARLEFHSKLALPLANLVLVLLAAAMALRYGRSTGLALGLSVVLALAYYGAFFLGRSLAGIGVLPPELGAWGANLLFLLLGLRALR; the protein is encoded by the coding sequence ATGACCCTTTACCGCCACATCCTGAAGGAAAGCCTCCCGGTTCTCCTTTTGGCCCTCCTCTTCCTCACCGCCGTCTACCTCTTTGGCTTCTTCTACGCCGGGGCCCGGTGGCTGGAGGGGGTGCCCCTTCCCAAGGTGGCCCGTTGGCTCTCCTACCACGTGCCCGGGGTTCTGGTGCAGGTCTTCCCCATCGCCCTGGTCACCACCACGGTCCTGGTCTTCGGCAGGCTCTCCGCGGAAGGGGCCCAGTTCGCCCTCCTCTCCGGGGGGATTCCCCTTTGGCGGGCGGCCCTGCCCCTAGTTGGAATAGGCGCTTTGCTGAGCGGGGTAGCCCTTTACCTCCAGGAGAGGCTGGTCCCCCACTACAACGAAAAGGTGCGGGTGGCCTGGTGGGACGAGATCCACACTCAAGGGGCTGGGCTTTTTCGCCTCAAGGGCCTACAGATCCCCATCGGCAAGGGGCGGAGCCTCTACTTCGAGGACTTCGACATGGAGCGGAAGGAGATGGTGGGGGTGCGCATCGCCTCCTTCCAGGGGGAGGAGGGCACCTTCCTCTTCGCCGAACGGGGAAGCTGGGAGGACCGGGTGATCACCCTAAAGGATTACCGCCTCTACCGGGTGGACTTCCAGGCGGTGCCGGGGCTGGAAACCGCCAAGGACCTGTTGGCCCAGACCCGGAAGGTCTTCCGGGCGGTGAGCCGGGGGAAGGTCCTGGAGGTGGAGTCGGACCTCTCCCGGGCCCGGGCCATCGCCGACTACGCCGACACCTTCAGCTTCGGACAGGACAGCCTTTCCCAGGCCTGGGCCAAGATGCAAGACCCCTTCCTCGCCCCCCTGGAGAAGTGGCGGGCCCGGCTGGAGTTCCACTCCAAGCTGGCCCTGCCCCTGGCCAACCTGGTCCTGGTCCTCCTGGCCGCGGCCATGGCCCTCAGGTATGGGCGGAGCACCGGGCTCGCCCTGGGCTTAAGCGTGGTGCTGGCCCTGGCCTACTACGGGGCCTTCTTCCTGGGCCGCTCCTTGGCGGGGATAGGGGTCCTCCCCCCAGAGCTGGGGGCCTGGGGGGCGAACCTCCTTTTCCTCCTCCTGGGCCTGCGGGCCCTCCGTTAA
- a CDS encoding O-antigen ligase family protein yields the protein MRWLLWALALAPLFPPLALLAPLCVGYLRRLPPWALGLLAVYALSLLLPAVFAPEPLAFPLALGRVLYVLGLVGAGVALFRQLREPSRALLPLGYGLFLLYGSAFLASYLAFGDQAVGQRLMHPFHNPVGLGFLGALGVLLAVYVRYPWPFRLLLSLLGGAVLLLSGSRGGMLALLLGSAGGLLFRGRGLWALGLAGFLLFAALSLDTPISERFFQAHLSGREGLWLRAYEVFQAHPWTGVGPYVLGDYLKGTLFGDCFLFPLIEAKGLACPDWLRPLGGLWTFAHNHLLQALGESGVLGAVGLLLLVGGFWRGPGGRGSSSPSSWPLPPWG from the coding sequence GTGCGCTGGTTGCTCTGGGCCCTGGCCTTGGCCCCTCTTTTCCCGCCCCTGGCCCTTTTGGCCCCCTTATGCGTGGGGTACCTCAGGCGGCTACCCCCTTGGGCCCTGGGCCTTTTGGCTGTCTATGCCCTTTCCCTCCTCCTTCCTGCCGTCTTTGCCCCAGAGCCCCTGGCCTTCCCCTTGGCCTTGGGCCGGGTCCTCTACGTCCTGGGGCTGGTGGGGGCGGGGGTGGCCCTTTTCCGCCAGCTCAGGGAGCCCTCCCGGGCCCTCCTGCCCTTGGGCTACGGGCTTTTCCTCCTCTATGGGAGCGCCTTCTTGGCCTCCTACCTGGCCTTTGGGGACCAGGCGGTGGGGCAGAGGCTCATGCACCCCTTCCACAACCCTGTGGGTTTGGGATTCTTGGGCGCCTTGGGTGTGCTTCTTGCCGTATACGTGCGCTACCCTTGGCCCTTCCGCCTCCTCCTAAGCCTTTTGGGGGGTGCGGTCCTCCTCCTTTCGGGAAGCCGCGGGGGGATGCTGGCCCTCCTTTTAGGGAGTGCGGGGGGGCTTCTTTTCCGGGGGCGGGGGCTTTGGGCTTTGGGGCTGGCGGGGTTCCTCCTCTTCGCCGCCCTTTCCCTGGACACCCCCATCTCCGAGCGCTTCTTCCAGGCCCACCTCTCGGGGCGGGAGGGGCTTTGGCTTCGGGCCTACGAGGTCTTCCAGGCCCACCCTTGGACGGGGGTGGGGCCTTATGTGCTGGGGGATTACCTGAAGGGGACGCTTTTTGGGGACTGCTTCCTCTTTCCCCTCATCGAGGCCAAAGGCCTCGCCTGCCCGGACTGGCTCAGGCCCCTTGGGGGTCTTTGGACCTTCGCCCACAACCACCTCCTCCAGGCCCTGGGGGAAAGCGGGGTCCTGGGGGCGGTGGGCCTCCTCCTCCTGGTGGGGGGTTTTTGGCGGGGGCCTGGGGGGAGGGGCTCCTCTTCTCCCTCCTCCTGGCCTTTGCCGCCATGGGGATGA
- a CDS encoding oligosaccharide flippase family protein, with protein sequence MEKTGVEVGKLRLKFWSTGAVVRDAISLYALLLFNFVIPLITLPYLSRVLGPQVFGLLTFFQAFALWASVVIEYGLNLWGVREGGKAREDSAELGRLAAGILAARLVLLAGVLTISIPVAFFIPIFKDNLVYVIWSLIQAIAFGFSPFWYFQSTGKITQAVALEFCFRLIATTMVLLFVDAPQKGWLVLALQGGFGMVTTLIQLAWVHREVKLPILFSLFGLSLQILAKGRGVFLLRLLQVIYSSNPVFLLGITADPLVLGYYGGADKLYKALLSVLTPVVQAVYPRVADFTYSNPGKNHVILRQTKWLLGMASFVLAGIVLANAHLLIAVFLGHAYMPSIAILRILSLSIPLNAFNSALMMFHLLPHGMEVMGVRALLLGVVVHVIGILGLGSLYAGVGAACTVVSAELLVFTTLWLCLIKRRCMR encoded by the coding sequence ATGGAGAAAACAGGGGTCGAGGTTGGGAAATTGCGTCTCAAATTTTGGAGCACCGGTGCTGTTGTCCGCGACGCAATTAGCCTGTATGCGCTATTGTTGTTTAATTTCGTAATTCCCTTAATTACTTTACCGTATCTGTCCAGAGTGCTTGGGCCTCAGGTATTTGGGTTACTTACCTTTTTTCAGGCTTTTGCTCTATGGGCCTCTGTAGTGATTGAGTATGGTTTAAACTTATGGGGAGTAAGAGAGGGAGGCAAGGCAAGGGAAGATAGCGCTGAGTTAGGTCGGTTAGCTGCTGGTATTTTGGCGGCGAGATTGGTTTTATTGGCTGGTGTACTCACTATTTCCATCCCAGTTGCATTTTTTATCCCAATTTTTAAAGATAATCTCGTATACGTCATTTGGTCTCTGATTCAGGCGATTGCCTTTGGTTTTAGTCCGTTTTGGTATTTCCAAAGTACGGGAAAGATAACGCAGGCAGTAGCATTGGAATTTTGTTTCCGTTTGATAGCGACTACTATGGTTCTTCTGTTCGTAGACGCGCCACAGAAAGGATGGTTGGTTTTGGCGCTACAGGGAGGTTTTGGAATGGTAACGACTCTTATACAGTTGGCTTGGGTACACCGTGAAGTAAAATTGCCCATCCTTTTTTCGTTATTTGGCCTCTCTCTACAAATCCTGGCGAAAGGTCGGGGTGTATTTTTGCTAAGGTTGCTGCAAGTTATCTATAGTTCGAATCCTGTTTTTCTACTGGGTATTACCGCCGACCCCTTGGTTTTAGGCTATTATGGGGGAGCCGATAAGCTTTATAAGGCCCTTTTGAGTGTGCTAACACCCGTTGTTCAAGCAGTATATCCACGAGTCGCAGACTTCACATATAGCAACCCAGGGAAAAATCATGTGATCCTTAGACAAACCAAATGGTTACTAGGCATGGCTAGTTTTGTTTTGGCTGGAATAGTTTTGGCCAATGCACACTTGCTGATAGCTGTTTTCTTGGGTCACGCTTATATGCCCTCCATAGCAATTCTTCGGATTTTATCGCTTAGTATACCTTTAAATGCTTTTAATAGCGCATTAATGATGTTTCATCTTTTGCCACATGGGATGGAAGTCATGGGTGTGCGTGCCTTACTCCTCGGAGTGGTGGTGCATGTAATCGGGATACTTGGCCTTGGATCCTTGTATGCGGGGGTAGGCGCAGCATGTACTGTCGTGAGCGCTGAGTTACTTGTTTTTACCACTTTATGGCTTTGCTTGATTAAACGACGTTGTATGAGATGA
- a CDS encoding O-antigen ligase family protein, whose amino-acid sequence MYGVFVRWLFGVWVLLLLQADLKVTVHPYIHWWASIVILLLALPLLVRLPYALRHWIKIFAISWAGFLILSVFLSSLVSDELLYGLVQAIKLTTILMFAFPLFLGNEGLWRIGISVFPIAVMTNLLFIVLGLTLSPEFAGVMTGDGRWGTLLNYPGSLWRVGMLVIVWAMYEVWNGQKKLYWGLVLLGALALIYLDNSRTGAILAILAFLYTIFVLSLERKTPGTGLVFGVLIGVSLLTWSIASRELGVSGLLLQRAAESLNIALSRGFEDVDPTRYKMIQVALQRIKETGLLGGGIGTTRAETDEGPMVVHNTYLQVWADLGLMGFLSYVGLVVGWILWIPHFFIRVQAIPNISDRAVMYNALFLLLFYAISGLFHPLSTEWSEWITFILPYAAFATIFEKRGGRT is encoded by the coding sequence TTGTACGGCGTCTTTGTTCGTTGGCTGTTTGGTGTATGGGTCCTCCTTTTGCTGCAAGCGGACCTCAAGGTGACGGTGCATCCTTATATTCATTGGTGGGCATCAATAGTGATCTTGCTGCTCGCGCTTCCATTACTTGTTAGATTGCCCTATGCCCTACGTCACTGGATAAAGATCTTTGCTATATCTTGGGCCGGGTTTCTTATCCTTAGTGTTTTTTTGTCAAGCCTTGTTTCTGACGAGCTCTTGTATGGCTTAGTCCAGGCTATAAAGCTTACTACTATACTGATGTTTGCATTCCCGCTATTTTTGGGAAATGAGGGGCTGTGGCGAATAGGCATTTCTGTTTTCCCAATAGCGGTAATGACTAATCTTCTGTTTATTGTGCTTGGCTTAACGTTAAGTCCTGAGTTTGCAGGAGTTATGACGGGGGACGGCCGCTGGGGTACATTGCTGAACTATCCAGGTTCTCTGTGGCGAGTTGGAATGCTAGTTATTGTATGGGCCATGTATGAGGTATGGAATGGTCAAAAGAAGCTCTACTGGGGGCTCGTTCTCCTCGGGGCTTTAGCCCTTATTTATCTGGATAATTCACGCACTGGGGCGATTTTGGCTATCTTGGCTTTTTTATACACGATTTTCGTGCTTTCTTTGGAGAGGAAAACGCCAGGCACTGGGCTTGTTTTCGGCGTATTGATAGGTGTGAGTTTGCTTACCTGGAGCATAGCAAGTAGGGAACTTGGGGTAAGCGGACTATTGTTGCAGCGTGCGGCTGAATCGTTGAATATCGCTCTGTCTAGGGGCTTTGAAGATGTTGATCCGACCCGGTACAAGATGATCCAGGTAGCACTTCAGCGAATAAAGGAAACCGGCTTGCTGGGAGGGGGGATTGGGACTACTCGTGCGGAAACAGATGAGGGTCCCATGGTGGTCCACAATACGTACTTGCAGGTCTGGGCAGATTTGGGCTTGATGGGATTCTTATCATATGTGGGATTAGTAGTTGGCTGGATCTTGTGGATTCCTCACTTCTTTATACGTGTACAGGCGATCCCCAATATTTCCGACAGAGCAGTAATGTATAATGCCCTGTTCCTCCTTCTGTTTTATGCGATATCGGGGCTATTTCACCCTTTGAGCACTGAGTGGTCAGAGTGGATCACGTTTATCCTGCCCTATGCGGCCTTTGCCACCATATTTGAAAAGAGAGGAGGCAGAACATGA
- a CDS encoding glycosyltransferase family 2 protein has translation MRGTVPFSVVITTYNRSRLVSRAIRSVIEQGYTSVEILVVDDGSTDETPKLLKESFPQVKYFRQQPNQGPGPARNRGIREATNPWVIILDDDDELLAGALFSVEATLMAYKFVDDVHAFPVLQFACSNGWIDEPFRLITLDDYLKERIKGDFVPVINRKRFLSLELAYPSLRIGGEHLLWWRIAKEYGIPTWSLAIVRVNADADLRLTSPHNQISRAIEYGQLQEMTLSQFGEELLSRSPNMYYRKILGAATYFLLAENRALARTYLKRAWSLKPGLKAIALWLLTFAPINLVRGIFVAYKNKGGIK, from the coding sequence ATGAGAGGCACTGTGCCCTTTAGCGTTGTTATTACAACATATAATCGCTCCCGTTTAGTTAGCCGTGCGATCCGATCTGTCATTGAGCAAGGCTATACATCGGTAGAAATTCTTGTAGTGGATGATGGGTCGACCGATGAAACACCCAAGCTACTGAAAGAAAGTTTTCCACAAGTTAAATACTTTAGACAACAACCAAATCAAGGGCCGGGACCTGCGCGAAATCGGGGTATAAGGGAGGCAACGAATCCTTGGGTGATCATCCTGGATGACGACGATGAGCTTCTAGCGGGAGCACTTTTTTCGGTAGAAGCAACGCTAATGGCCTATAAGTTTGTGGACGATGTACATGCTTTTCCTGTTTTACAGTTCGCTTGCAGTAATGGGTGGATTGATGAACCATTTAGGCTAATAACGCTTGATGATTATCTTAAAGAGCGTATCAAGGGTGATTTTGTGCCGGTGATAAATCGTAAACGCTTCCTTTCACTTGAACTCGCGTATCCCTCATTGAGGATCGGAGGTGAACATCTTTTGTGGTGGCGTATTGCCAAGGAATACGGAATTCCTACTTGGAGTTTAGCAATTGTTAGAGTGAATGCAGATGCTGATCTGCGCCTTACTTCGCCTCATAATCAAATTTCTCGTGCTATAGAGTATGGACAGTTGCAAGAGATGACCCTGTCACAATTTGGAGAGGAGTTGCTGAGCAGGTCCCCTAATATGTATTACCGCAAAATTCTCGGGGCGGCGACTTATTTTCTCCTTGCCGAAAATAGAGCTTTAGCACGAACTTACTTGAAACGGGCCTGGTCCCTTAAGCCTGGTCTTAAGGCGATTGCTTTGTGGCTTCTCACCTTTGCTCCAATAAACCTTGTGCGAGGGATATTCGTTGCATACAAAAATAAGGGAGGGATTAAGTGA
- a CDS encoding glycosyltransferase, with amino-acid sequence MRVLHVINSLQIGGAEALLVELASRFRKRGIEVDLYALTVTGSFLEKRAEQLGLPTYFSPVSSVYSPQQVVALAKHLQFQKYDLVHAHLFPAQLWVSVLWKWMANAPLITTEHSTYNRRRKYGFFRLMDRWMYQPYRAIVAVSQATANNLSKWVPEIAHKIRVIYNGIDTSHFLATEPADLQALGVKRPVIICVGRLERQKDQATLLKALTRMDKVHLLLVGDGYMKDELQALTRRLGINHRVHIVGRRGDVAALLRSSDVYVQPSQWEGFGLATIEAMAAGTPVIVSNVEGLREVVGNAGLYFEPGDVQGLAERIALVLNDPAFRRELSTRGRERAKLFDIDSTAEQYSKLYHDLVESYL; translated from the coding sequence GTGAGAGTGTTACATGTTATTAACTCGTTGCAGATAGGTGGGGCCGAAGCCTTACTTGTGGAGCTTGCTTCACGGTTCCGGAAACGCGGGATAGAGGTGGATTTATATGCGCTAACTGTAACCGGGAGTTTCCTTGAGAAAAGAGCCGAGCAGCTGGGGCTTCCAACCTACTTTTCTCCCGTTTCATCTGTGTATTCACCCCAACAAGTAGTGGCCTTAGCTAAGCATCTACAATTTCAAAAATATGATTTGGTCCACGCCCATCTTTTCCCTGCTCAGTTGTGGGTATCTGTTTTATGGAAATGGATGGCAAATGCTCCTTTGATTACTACTGAACATAGCACTTACAATCGGCGCAGAAAGTATGGTTTCTTTCGTCTGATGGACAGGTGGATGTACCAACCATATAGGGCTATTGTGGCTGTAAGTCAAGCCACCGCGAACAACTTGTCCAAATGGGTACCCGAAATAGCTCACAAAATACGTGTTATATATAATGGTATAGACACTTCTCATTTTTTAGCTACAGAACCGGCGGATTTGCAAGCCCTAGGTGTGAAGCGACCAGTCATAATCTGCGTAGGGCGCTTGGAACGGCAAAAAGATCAAGCCACTCTGTTAAAGGCTCTAACACGCATGGATAAAGTGCATCTTCTTTTAGTGGGAGATGGTTATATGAAGGATGAACTTCAAGCTCTCACAAGGCGTCTTGGCATCAACCATAGAGTGCACATCGTGGGTAGGCGAGGAGACGTTGCTGCTCTGTTGAGGTCTTCCGACGTTTATGTACAACCCTCTCAATGGGAAGGTTTTGGTTTAGCTACAATAGAAGCTATGGCTGCAGGGACACCGGTCATTGTCAGCAATGTTGAGGGTCTCAGGGAGGTTGTTGGTAATGCCGGCTTGTACTTTGAGCCAGGAGATGTACAAGGTTTAGCGGAAAGAATAGCGCTCGTTCTAAATGACCCCGCTTTCCGTCGTGAGTTATCGACTCGCGGAAGAGAGAGGGCTAAACTTTTTGACATAGACAGTACTGCTGAGCAATACAGCAAACTCTATCACGATCTCGTAGAAAGTTATTTGTGA
- a CDS encoding transposase: MKGAMTQTAHSLLWTLLALLPTPHLRESLKALLLLLLTGHGKARPQHSKTKSPSALSRFLNRYPWPTRALIRLARKKAQETLHRARPRRGPKPRLLVVLDLVTLEKRGLFPALPLSFFHGKWGLHLVVLYLVLGELRIPWAYRVWRGKGEKALSLLALRLLASLPPWMRKSFHLRVVADAAFGTARFLVGVRGLGLEAVVGMRRDRKTREGLPLFGLRRQGSRVHLRGLPFPVWVSWYRYPLPGGGWEWRYVVATFPAGPRTVLVWGRRRFTIEHFFRTVKSEFSLGRFGQRTALGVHRFLVLSFLAYLLAHWVRLAPDGRGLSWREAGWAAARLLLPEVVLRVLMAELGALGLWPPPAGGRGCSCRVFGRCKF, from the coding sequence ATGAAGGGTGCCATGACCCAAACGGCCCATTCTCTACTCTGGACCCTCCTGGCCCTCCTGCCAACCCCCCACCTCCGCGAATCCCTCAAAGCGCTTCTTCTCCTCCTTCTCACCGGCCACGGCAAGGCCAGGCCCCAGCACAGCAAGACCAAGTCCCCTTCCGCCCTCTCCCGCTTCCTCAACCGCTATCCCTGGCCCACCCGCGCCCTCATCCGCCTGGCTCGCAAGAAGGCCCAGGAAACCCTCCACCGGGCCAGGCCCAGGCGGGGGCCCAAGCCCAGGCTCCTGGTGGTCCTGGACCTGGTCACCCTGGAGAAGCGGGGCCTCTTCCCCGCCTTGCCCCTCTCCTTTTTCCACGGCAAGTGGGGGCTCCACCTGGTGGTGCTCTATCTGGTGCTGGGAGAGCTGCGCATCCCCTGGGCCTACCGGGTGTGGCGGGGGAAGGGGGAGAAGGCCCTTTCCCTCCTTGCCCTGCGTCTTCTGGCCTCCCTGCCCCCCTGGATGCGCAAGTCCTTCCACCTTCGGGTGGTGGCCGATGCTGCCTTCGGCACCGCCCGGTTTCTTGTGGGGGTGCGGGGGTTGGGTCTGGAAGCGGTGGTGGGGATGCGGCGGGACCGAAAGACGCGGGAGGGGCTTCCCCTCTTTGGGCTCAGACGGCAGGGGAGTCGGGTGCATCTGCGGGGACTTCCCTTTCCCGTGTGGGTGAGCTGGTACCGCTATCCCTTACCCGGGGGAGGGTGGGAGTGGCGGTACGTGGTGGCCACCTTTCCTGCGGGGCCACGGACTGTGCTGGTGTGGGGGCGGCGGCGGTTTACCATTGAGCACTTCTTCCGCACGGTAAAGAGCGAGTTTTCCCTGGGGCGTTTTGGGCAGCGGACGGCCTTGGGGGTGCATCGGTTTCTGGTGCTGTCCTTCCTGGCTTACCTGCTGGCCCACTGGGTGAGGCTAGCTCCAGACGGGAGAGGTCTTTCTTGGCGGGAGGCTGGGTGGGCAGCGGCGCGCCTGCTGCTGCCGGAGGTGGTCTTGCGGGTCCTCATGGCCGAGCTGGGAGCTTTGGGTCTTTGGCCCCCGCCTGCGGGGGGAAGGGGGTGTTCATGCAGGGTATTCGGGAGGTGCAAGTTTTGA
- a CDS encoding IS1634 family transposase encodes MAETPDLHVYDLGHLGLVAGILDRIGLVSLVDRRVGPRPGEKVSTGVALKAAVLNALGFLSSPLYLFGHFWEGKPTEWLLGKGITPDLLNDDRMGRMLDSLYAVGVTELFLEVAKEAHRAFAFPVRALHVDTTSFHVHGRYEGTGEEEAIHLVRGYSRDHRPDLRQWVMGLVCADTGGIPLLFAPEDGNAADRKTLVDLVSRYREALDLGEVVVLDGAGYTRENLKALGSFPWILRVPATLREAKALLGEEFPEGAWVSLDPGYRGLEVERTYGGVRQRWVLVESAARGEEERGRLEERIGRAQREAEGVLRRLLARRFACDRDARRALEEASRGLAYHRRVYLGVREERRRGKVGRPRKGESPLGVGYRLWARVERDEGKVAKAKRGLGRFLLATNVLERERLPLGEVLERYKGQTRTVERGFRFLKDPMFFTGSTFLKRPERVMALGMVMALALLVYALGEWELRRRLEEEGEGVPDQKGKSTARPTLRWVFQLFFWLRLVVLEGRVAVLNLKPHHERVVRLLGVERYYLLQ; translated from the coding sequence GTGGCAGAGACTCCCGACCTGCACGTGTACGACCTCGGCCACCTGGGCTTGGTGGCCGGCATCCTGGACCGCATCGGACTGGTATCCCTGGTGGACAGGCGGGTAGGTCCCCGCCCGGGGGAGAAGGTGAGCACGGGGGTTGCCCTGAAGGCCGCGGTCCTCAACGCCCTGGGCTTCCTCTCCTCCCCCCTTTACCTCTTCGGCCACTTCTGGGAGGGCAAGCCCACGGAGTGGCTCTTGGGGAAGGGCATCACCCCGGACCTCCTCAACGACGACCGCATGGGGCGGATGCTGGACAGCCTGTATGCGGTGGGGGTGACGGAGCTCTTCCTGGAGGTGGCCAAGGAGGCCCACCGGGCCTTTGCCTTCCCGGTGCGGGCCTTGCACGTGGACACCACCAGCTTCCACGTGCACGGGCGGTATGAGGGAACGGGGGAGGAGGAGGCTATCCACCTGGTGCGGGGGTACAGCCGGGACCACCGGCCGGACCTCAGGCAGTGGGTGATGGGCCTGGTGTGCGCGGACACGGGGGGCATCCCCCTGCTCTTTGCTCCTGAGGACGGGAACGCTGCGGACCGCAAGACCCTGGTGGACCTGGTGTCCCGGTACCGGGAGGCCTTGGACCTGGGGGAGGTGGTGGTCCTGGACGGGGCGGGCTACACCCGGGAGAACCTGAAGGCCCTGGGGTCTTTCCCTTGGATCCTGCGGGTGCCGGCCACGTTGCGGGAGGCCAAGGCCTTGCTTGGGGAGGAGTTTCCGGAGGGGGCGTGGGTTTCCCTGGACCCGGGGTACCGGGGGCTGGAGGTGGAGAGGACCTACGGGGGCGTACGGCAGCGGTGGGTGTTGGTGGAGAGCGCGGCGCGGGGGGAAGAGGAGAGGGGCAGGCTGGAGGAGCGGATAGGGCGGGCGCAAAGGGAGGCGGAAGGGGTCCTGCGGAGGCTTTTGGCGCGGCGGTTTGCCTGCGATAGGGATGCCCGGCGGGCTTTGGAGGAGGCGAGCCGGGGGCTGGCCTACCACCGCCGGGTGTACCTGGGGGTGCGGGAGGAGCGGCGGAGGGGAAAGGTGGGGCGCCCCCGGAAGGGGGAAAGCCCTTTGGGGGTGGGGTACCGCCTTTGGGCGCGGGTGGAGCGGGACGAGGGGAAGGTGGCGAAGGCGAAGCGGGGGCTGGGGAGGTTTCTCCTGGCCACCAACGTGCTGGAGCGGGAGAGGCTCCCTTTGGGGGAGGTGCTTGAGCGGTACAAGGGGCAGACGCGCACGGTGGAGCGGGGGTTCCGCTTTCTAAAAGACCCCATGTTCTTCACGGGGAGCACCTTTTTGAAGCGGCCGGAGCGGGTGATGGCTTTGGGGATGGTGATGGCCCTGGCGCTGCTGGTGTACGCCTTGGGGGAGTGGGAGCTGCGGCGGAGGCTTGAGGAGGAGGGGGAGGGGGTGCCGGACCAGAAGGGGAAGTCCACGGCGAGGCCCACCTTGCGGTGGGTGTTCCAGCTCTTTTTTTGGTTGCGTCTGGTGGTCCTGGAAGGACGGGTGGCGGTGCTGAACCTCAAGCCCCATCACGAGCGGGTGGTGCGCCTCTTGGGGGTGGAGCGATATTACCTCCTGCAGTGA
- a CDS encoding transposase: MDLGLWPRVRKVYGDWGYRGLRGFLEALGLELEVVAHPYAGVRGVWVREGEEVPELPRVEGFKPLPKRWVVERTFAWLGRNRRLSKDYEQHPSVSEAWLYLGMLRLLVKRLARAA; the protein is encoded by the coding sequence ATGGACCTTGGTCTGTGGCCGAGGGTGAGGAAGGTGTATGGGGACTGGGGCTACCGGGGCCTAAGGGGCTTTTTGGAGGCCCTGGGGTTAGAGCTGGAGGTGGTGGCCCATCCTTACGCCGGGGTGCGGGGGGTGTGGGTGCGGGAGGGGGAGGAGGTGCCGGAGCTTCCCCGGGTAGAGGGCTTTAAGCCGTTGCCCAAGCGGTGGGTGGTGGAGCGGACGTTTGCGTGGTTGGGGAGGAACCGGAGGTTGAGCAAGGATTACGAGCAGCATCCTTCCGTCAGCGAGGCGTGGTTGTACTTGGGCATGCTACGCTTGCTGGTGAAGCGGCTGGCGAGGGCCGCGTAA
- a CDS encoding IS5 family transposase encodes MQRTRTSYPSDLSDEEWAILEPLIPAPKPGGRPAKVPRREIVNAILYVLENGIKWRAMPHDLPHWSTVYHYFRKWQKERVWERAAQALVRRDRERERRYASPSALVVDSQSVKTTEKGGPEATTGPRG; translated from the coding sequence GTGCAGAGGACACGCACATCTTACCCCAGCGACCTCAGCGATGAGGAATGGGCCATCCTTGAGCCCCTGATCCCCGCCCCCAAGCCCGGGGGTCGCCCCGCCAAGGTGCCTCGCCGAGAAATCGTCAACGCTATCCTGTATGTTCTGGAAAACGGCATTAAGTGGCGTGCCATGCCCCATGACCTACCCCACTGGTCCACGGTCTACCACTACTTCCGCAAGTGGCAGAAAGAAAGGGTTTGGGAGAGGGCAGCTCAGGCCCTGGTCCGGCGGGACCGGGAAAGAGAAAGGCGGTATGCCTCTCCCAGCGCCCTGGTGGTGGACAGCCAATCGGTGAAGACCACGGAAAAGGGGGGCCCCGAGGCAACGACGGGGCCAAGAGGGTGA
- a CDS encoding glycosyltransferase produces MWALGPDYTPEARAGVEALGVLPVDYPLSRTGLSPLEDLRSFLSLLRFFRRERPEAVLTWQAKPNAYGIPAAALAGVPHRAAVVEGLGYAFTPGEENFKKRLLREVLSVLYRISFALAHKVFFLNPDDLEEFVARGLVRREKAVLLGGIGVPLEEWPPAPPHLYPPTFTLIARLLKEKGVREFAEAARRMKARHLNPEARFLLIGPLNTIPGAIPGYSRGRFQGW; encoded by the coding sequence GTGTGGGCTCTGGGACCGGACTACACCCCGGAGGCCAGGGCAGGGGTGGAGGCTTTGGGGGTGTTGCCCGTGGATTATCCCCTGAGCCGCACGGGGTTGAGCCCCCTCGAAGACCTCCGCTCTTTTCTGTCCCTCCTCCGCTTTTTCCGCCGGGAGCGTCCGGAGGCGGTTCTCACCTGGCAGGCCAAGCCCAATGCCTACGGCATCCCGGCTGCAGCCTTGGCCGGGGTCCCCCATAGGGCGGCGGTGGTGGAGGGCTTGGGGTATGCCTTCACCCCGGGCGAGGAGAACTTCAAGAAGCGGCTTCTGCGGGAGGTGCTTTCGGTTCTTTACCGCATCAGCTTTGCCCTGGCCCACAAGGTGTTCTTCCTCAACCCGGACGACCTCGAGGAGTTCGTGGCCCGGGGCCTGGTGCGTAGGGAAAAGGCGGTCCTCCTGGGGGGGATCGGCGTTCCCCTGGAGGAGTGGCCACCGGCCCCGCCCCACCTGTATCCCCCCACCTTTACCCTCATTGCCCGTCTCCTGAAGGAAAAGGGGGTGCGGGAATTCGCCGAGGCGGCCCGCAGGATGAAGGCCAGACACCTGAACCCGGAGGCGCGCTTCCTGCTCATCGGCCCTCTGAACACCATCCCTGGGGCTATCCCAGGATATTCAAGAGGAAGATTCCAAGGGTGGTAA